From the genome of Arthrobacter sp. SLBN-122:
GGCCTGTGTGTGCGGGCACTCGCCGAAATGCCCCAAGTCAGCACGGGGGAGCGGAGCATCACCGCTGCCGTCCTCCAGCAGTACCTGGTCCGCGCGGACAATTCCATCCGTGAGGCCACCGGAGCCCGCGCGGGCACCACCCTCACCGGTGCGGTGGTGGTGGAACAGATGGGCATGCCGTACTGGCTGGTCCTGAACATCGGCGATTCCCGCACCTACCGGCTCAGCCAGGGACGGTTCGAACAAATCAGCGTGGACCATTCGGAGGTCCAGGAACTCGTGGACGCGGGCGAAATCACCGCGCAGGAAGCAACCATCCACCCGCGCCGGCACGTGGTCACCCGTGCCCTGGGCACAGGGGACGAAACGGAGGCGGACTACTGGCTCCTCCCCGTGGAGGAAGGCGACCGCGTCCTGGTCTGCTCTGACGGACTGACGGGGGAACTGTCGGATGAGGAAATCCTGGGGATCCTCAGCACCGTGGCGGATCCGCAGGAGGCTGTGGACGCCCTGATCCAGGCCGCGCTGCGCAAGGGCGGGCGGGACAACGTCACGGCCATTGTGGTGGATGCCAGGAACGTTGCGAACGACGACGGTGCGGGCACCACAGCGCCCCGCCTCACCTCTGCTGACGGAGACGAAGTGACGCTGCCGCGCCCGCAGGCATCCGAAGCCGTGACGCAGCCGCTGCCCGAACCGGTTGAGGAGACGGCCGACCAGGACACCACTGCCCAACACTGGGAGCAGGGCAATGACGGCCGCTAGCTACATCCCGGGCACTTGGCTGGGCGTTGTCAGGTCCCGCACCGCTGTCCTCCTGGGCCCCGGGTCCTCAGCCGAACTCGCAGGCGCGCTGTGGGAGCTCCTGGCGGGCCGGCCCGAGCCGCACGAGGTCCTCGCAGCCGTGACCAGCACGTCGGGTGGATCCCTCACCCGGATTCCCTCCTTCGGCATCCTCGACTTCAACGTGTCCCTGCGGGTGTTCCTGCGCGGCGACATCGACCTCACCGTCGAGCAGGCCGGCGGAGCCATGGACCTTGACGGCCGGGACGTGACCACCTGGAACGAACGCAGGTTCGTGCTGCCCGGCACGTGCCGGGTGCGGATCGCAGATGGTGGCGCCGGCAGTCCCGGGCATGCCGCCGAACAACCGGAACTTCCGCTGGGTGAGGGTGTGGTGCTGCTGCAGTCCCTGACCATGGCAGCACCGTCCGCTCCCGCTGCCGTGGGTGGCCCGGCCGCAGCGGATGCCGCAGCAGTAACGGGAACTTCCGCCGCCGGCCCAGCGGCTGATGGCCCGGCTGCTGAAGTTCCGGCCGCTGTAATACCGGCCGCTCCCGCCGCTGAGGCAGAGCCCCCTGCTGACGCACCGCCCCCTGCTGTCCTGCCCGAAACGGAGGACGTGCCGCAGACCACCCTCCTTTCCGAAGCCACGCTCCTTTCCGAACATGGAGCCTCGGGTGAAACGGTGCTGGGAGTCATCGATGAGGACCCGGCCGACGAGCACACTGCTGGCGGGGCTGTGGATCTCCCGACCGCGGGCGGCCTGGACCCGGACGCCACGATTGCCCCGGACGGCATTATTGGCGTCGACGGGGAGAACCATTCGGACGGGGACAACGGGGAGATCATCGCCGACGGGGAGCTGGCCGGGGAAGCCGACGCGGTGCCCGAACTCCCCGACGCAGCGGACGCAGCTGCTGCGGGCGGCGCTTCCACCGGAGCCGGTGCCGGTTCCGCAGGGGAGATGACGACGTCCTACGACCACCTCTGGGACCGCACCGTGATGCGGCACATCGAAGACGCCGCCGTGCGCGAGGAACCCGACGCCGACTCGGGCCACGTTTCCCGGCAGCAACGTCCCGCACTGCCCGCGGCCGAACCGCTGCCCGCCCTCGGCGCTGCAGGAGAGCCTCCCCTCGAAGTTTCACCAGCCGGTCCAGGGACCGGCGCAGAAGCTGAAAACGGCGGCCAGTCCGGACCCGGCACCGGACCTGACCCCAGCCCGGAGGAGCGGCCTGCCGTGCCGCCCCGTCCCGCCTCCACCGGCGTCCTCATCGATTCCGTCCCATGGCGCATCGGGGGAGCCACGCCGGTACCTGCCCCGCCGCCAACCGCGGGCTCCCCGGCTGAGTCGCCGTCGGCCCCCGTTCCGGCTCCATCCACGCCGATGCCTGCGGCACCCGGCCGCGGCCCCGCCGGCCCGGCCCCCGGTTCCAGCCACGACCCCGGATCCAGCCCGGCATCGGGATCCTTTCCAGCGACGGCGTCCGGTGCCGGCAAGGAACACAGCACCAGCCAGGAACACAGGGCCCACCAGAAACACAGCACCAGCCAGGAACACAGCTCCGGCCAGGGGCCGGGCGCCGGGTTCGGCGCCGCCTTCGACCCTGACCACGATGGCCAGACGGTCATGAAGAGCAGCCTCCCGGGAGCAGTATCCGGTCAGGCAACGAACGCACCGGCCGTTCAGCAGGACGCCGCCGGCGGGCCGCTGGTGCTGGCGCGCGTCTGCGCGCAGGGCCACGCCAATCCGCCCACCCGTGCCCAGTGCAGCGCCTGCGGGGGTGCCCTGTTGCCTGATGCCGTGCAGGTGGCCCGTCCCCGGCTGGGCCGGATGCGCCTGTCCACCGGCGAACTCCTGGACCTCGACCAGTCCATGGTGATCGGCCGGCAGCCGTCCGTGTCCCGGGTCCAGGGCGGCGTCATGCCGCGGCTGGTCCAAGTGGCAAGCCCCGGCGGGGACATTTCCAGGTCCCATCTGGAGGTGCGGCTCGAGGGC
Proteins encoded in this window:
- a CDS encoding PP2C family protein-serine/threonine phosphatase; amino-acid sequence: MNQHPASVSSTIQPGPGPSLSYGYGTDRGLRRELNEDSYIAADPVFAVADGMGGHEAGEIASGLCVRALAEMPQVSTGERSITAAVLQQYLVRADNSIREATGARAGTTLTGAVVVEQMGMPYWLVLNIGDSRTYRLSQGRFEQISVDHSEVQELVDAGEITAQEATIHPRRHVVTRALGTGDETEADYWLLPVEEGDRVLVCSDGLTGELSDEEILGILSTVADPQEAVDALIQAALRKGGRDNVTAIVVDARNVANDDGAGTTAPRLTSADGDEVTLPRPQASEAVTQPLPEPVEETADQDTTAQHWEQGNDGR
- a CDS encoding FHA domain-containing protein, which produces MTAASYIPGTWLGVVRSRTAVLLGPGSSAELAGALWELLAGRPEPHEVLAAVTSTSGGSLTRIPSFGILDFNVSLRVFLRGDIDLTVEQAGGAMDLDGRDVTTWNERRFVLPGTCRVRIADGGAGSPGHAAEQPELPLGEGVVLLQSLTMAAPSAPAAVGGPAAADAAAVTGTSAAGPAADGPAAEVPAAVIPAAPAAEAEPPADAPPPAVLPETEDVPQTTLLSEATLLSEHGASGETVLGVIDEDPADEHTAGGAVDLPTAGGLDPDATIAPDGIIGVDGENHSDGDNGEIIADGELAGEADAVPELPDAADAAAAGGASTGAGAGSAGEMTTSYDHLWDRTVMRHIEDAAVREEPDADSGHVSRQQRPALPAAEPLPALGAAGEPPLEVSPAGPGTGAEAENGGQSGPGTGPDPSPEERPAVPPRPASTGVLIDSVPWRIGGATPVPAPPPTAGSPAESPSAPVPAPSTPMPAAPGRGPAGPAPGSSHDPGSSPASGSFPATASGAGKEHSTSQEHRAHQKHSTSQEHSSGQGPGAGFGAAFDPDHDGQTVMKSSLPGAVSGQATNAPAVQQDAAGGPLVLARVCAQGHANPPTRAQCSACGGALLPDAVQVARPRLGRMRLSTGELLDLDQSMVIGRQPSVSRVQGGVMPRLVQVASPGGDISRSHLEVRLEGWHVMLCDLKATNGTVLVREGQPPRRLAQNEMAILLDGDIAELGDNISLRFEEIP